The uncultured Methanolobus sp. sequence CGCGGAAAGCACACCTGTAATAATTATAGAAGGGGAAGGGGCTGAAGCAACCCATAACACGCTTGATACACTTGAAGCAAAAGCTACGGTTGCAGACCTTTCAGGTGCTATTTCGGCTGCTACAAGATTACTCTCCGAAGAAGGAGGAGATATAGTCGTTATTTCCGATTTCACAAACTGGAATGGGGATGACCCTGTCAATGCCCTGAAACTGGCAGAGTCCTATAGCCTTAATGTTGAATTTGTCATTGTAGGAAATGAAGCCGACAATGTGGGTTTCATTCAGGGCGGCATTGAAACAAATGATGATAGTTACACATATACAGGAGTTGTCAAGAACTATTACAATAGCAGGCAGACAGTTGACATACAAATTGAAAATCTGAACAGTGGAAATACAAAATCCACTTCACTTGCGATTCCTGCTCATTCAACAAAACAGTTCCAGTTAACAAATCTTGCATCAGGTATAACCGAAGTCACCATTACAAATGATGACAGCCTTATGGCAGACAACACTGCTTATATTTCCATACCAGGCATATCTGACAGAAAACTGCTATTTGTGTCAGATGTCGATAGCCTGCCATCTATGATCGCACTTTCTCTGATACCAAGTATAGAGTTAGATCAAAGTGAAGACGTTCCAAACGCTCTCAGTGGCTACAGCATGATCGTTGTTGCAAATAAAGAGAGAACACTTGAAAGTGATGAGATTTCAGCTCTTAGAAGCTACCTGAATAGCGGAGGAAAAGTAGTTTTCATTGCAAGTGAAGCAATATCATCCGATAATGCAGCTACCGAACTCAAAGAAATACTTCCGGTAAAACCTGAATCAGTAATTGACACAGACGACGGAGTAACAATTGAGGTAATTCAGGATACCAGACTTAGTGAGGATATCAAATTTGATGAAGTAGCTATGTATCACTACCTTAATACCACTGAAAGATTAGAAACAACCACTCTTGTTGCAACTGAAGACGATATTCCTATCCTTAGTTACTGGTCTTTTGGTGAAGGGACTTCTGTGTATTTAGGAATCAATGACATCACAGGTGAAAATGCCTGGAATAATTTCCATAACCTCCCTGAATACCCTGTGTTCTGGTCCAAACTGGCAGGATGGCTCGGAGGAACCGGAGATGTGCAGGACTATAATCTGGAAACAGGCACAATTTCAATACTTGCCAGGGAACAGGAAATAGAAACCCCCGGTAGCAATCAGACCACTACAAGAGTGTATTATGATGAGACTGGTGTTTATCGGGTAGCAGGAAAGAAGATTGCAGTGAATCTCTATAATGACAAAGAATCAGATACAACACTTAGCGGTGACGATGTAATAGAACGTGCAGAATCAGACAACCAACCCGGTATTGTCCGTGAAAGCTCATATACAGGAAAACAATACCTCGACACGTACATGGTTATTCTTGTCTTAATATTAGTACTTCTTGAACTGCTTATTATCAAAAAGAGAGGTGAACTCTGATGATAGATTTTCAGCAACCTCTAGTAATGCTATTGATCATCCCGATAATTGCAGCAGGTTTTTATTATTTGAAAAAAGGCGCAAAGAAAAGTCTTGTCATTTCACGTATAATTGTTCTTTCACTTCTTATTGCAGCTCTTGCTTCACCTTATACCGTAGTTACAAGTGAAACTGTTGATGATACTCCTGATCTTATCATCATTTCAGATGAAACAAACAGTATGAAACTGTTTGAGAATGAAACTGCAACCGAACTGTACGAAGCTCTTACAGAAAAGACATCCACTTCAATTGTCAAGCTTACAGGGGAAAGTACTGCCCTTGGAGATGCAATTGTACAGTACTCAACCGGAGACAATCAGATAGTACTGGTTACAGACGGCAACAGTAATACTGGCGAAGATATAGAATCTGCTCTTGATTATGCTCAGGAAATGGGAACAACTGTGTATTACGTACAACCGGAAATCACATCAAATGATTTAAGTGTCAAAATAGAAGGAGATAAAGATGTAGTTATTGATACTGAAAACCAGTTTGAAGTTGTTGTCACCCAGACGACAGAGCAGCAAACTTCATTTAGTTACGAACTCTATAAAGATGACATACTAATAAGAAGCGCTAAGAAAACATTTACGGGCAGGGAAACAAAAATAACAGTCCCACAGGTAGAGTTTTCTAAACTTGGTACGCACACACTAAATATAATTATATACCCTTCTGGTTCTGATGTTGATCCAATTAACAATGAATTCTATAAAGCTATCTATGTAATACCAAAACCCGAGATCAGAACAGTAGGACTGGATGCAGATTCACCTCTTGGGTATGTATTATACAACCTGTACGATGTTTCAAGTTCCGGTGAACTTAAAAACATAGATGATAAAAAAGCTATTGTTATTGATAATACAGATGAAAGTGATTTTAGTGATGAAGATGTTGAGCAACTAAAAGATTATCTGAATGATGGAAGAGGAATTGTAGTTGTTGGAGGAGATGGCTCCTACAACTTCGGCGATTACCTGGATTCATCCTTTGAAGAGATTTTGCCTGTAAGATCTGAACCAACTGACTGGACAGGTGGAAGAAATGTTGTCCTCCTTATTGACACCTCAAGTAGTATGCTTGATTATCGTATCGAAGACGATCTTATCTCAAATGCAATTTCGTTTATAACTGACGACGATGTAAGAGATTCCTATGCAGGTGTTATAACTTTCAGCGGTTCAGGTTTTGATATTACTGATGGACTATTATATTTAGGAACACAGGCCAATATTGATTTTATCGTAAATAAACTGACCAATGACCTTTCTTTTAGTTCAACTGAAAGCGACCTAAATGAAGGACTTGCAGTTGCTGATGAGTGGCTTGATGAACAGGAAGGAGAACTTGAGATAGTAATAATCTCGGATGGTGCAATTGGCTATGCCTATGATGAAACATTGGATATTGCAAATTCACTTCATAAGAAAGGCATCAGTTTTTATTTCCTGCAAATCGATACCAACGACCCTAGCCAGCCATTTCAGTATGATGATGATGGAAATTATTATGCAGAAACATTGATGCAGGAAGTTGAAGGGACGCACCTCTTGCTAGAAGAAGGAGAAATAGCCGACATCAGTCTGGGTGAAAGTACATCAGATCCATCATCTAACGGGACCCAAGCTGATGACCTGTCTCTTGTTGAAATTAATACCAGACACTTCATCACAAAGAATATCGATGTTGATGGAAGTATCACGGGATATAATGACGTTACACCGAAAGCCGGAGCTGACAGGCTTGTGATTACAAGCACCGGTAAGCCGGTATTAACCACCTGGAGATACGGACTTGGCAGAGTGGCAGCAATTACGACAGATAATGGTTATGGCAATGATAAAATGTGGGCTACCCAGCTATATTCCGGGAATAATTCCAAATTGATAGCTGCAACTGTAAATTGGGCAATTAGCAATCCCAGAGAAGAAACAGGAGCAGTTGTGGTGGCAGAAGATTCATGGTACGGATCATCTGTGGATATTGAACTTACAATGTATGAAGAAGGAGTTCCGACCCTCAAATTCAATGATGAAGAAGTTGAACTCTCACTTGTTGGTAATGATATCTATGAAGCCACTATTTACCCTGCTTATATCGGAATACATGACCTTTCCGGGTATCCTCTTGCTATAAATTATGCCATTGAATATCGTGATGTAGGACTTAATGAAAAATTGCCTTCACTGATAAAATCATATGGTGGTGAGGTCTTCACGGTAAATAAGGCCAGATCTGGATTATTTGAAGAAGCGCAAAGTAATGCAGTGAAAGAAGTTAATGAAAGTGTCAGCCAGAAGATCTACTTCCTGCTTATTGCCCTCATAATCTTCCTTGCTGAAGTCATTATAAGAAGAATTAAAGAGATCAGAGAGATGAAGCAACTGGAAAAAGAGATCACACATGAAGCCTGAATTCCTGTAAACTTCTCCTGTTTGCTTTTATCCAGACAGCTATTTTTCACCATAATACCTGTAACTTTATTAATAAGTAGTTAGCATAGTAAAGTGTGTAACAATTGCCATTGAGCAAACACGGATGAAAATGAACAAAATTATATGGCGTTCTTATTGA is a genomic window containing:
- a CDS encoding BatA and WFA domain-containing protein; this encodes MPFDSPLALGALVSVIPLILLYLLRPKPLQVQVPSLMFLLDIKEEKKRFYTSISKIVKDPLFLIQLLVLILLALAAASPYFETEEALSGEHTVIVIDASASMQTDNRFDDAISKAESYVSKKNTIILAESTPVIIIEGEGAEATHNTLDTLEAKATVADLSGAISAATRLLSEEGGDIVVISDFTNWNGDDPVNALKLAESYSLNVEFVIVGNEADNVGFIQGGIETNDDSYTYTGVVKNYYNSRQTVDIQIENLNSGNTKSTSLAIPAHSTKQFQLTNLASGITEVTITNDDSLMADNTAYISIPGISDRKLLFVSDVDSLPSMIALSLIPSIELDQSEDVPNALSGYSMIVVANKERTLESDEISALRSYLNSGGKVVFIASEAISSDNAATELKEILPVKPESVIDTDDGVTIEVIQDTRLSEDIKFDEVAMYHYLNTTERLETTTLVATEDDIPILSYWSFGEGTSVYLGINDITGENAWNNFHNLPEYPVFWSKLAGWLGGTGDVQDYNLETGTISILAREQEIETPGSNQTTTRVYYDETGVYRVAGKKIAVNLYNDKESDTTLSGDDVIERAESDNQPGIVRESSYTGKQYLDTYMVILVLILVLLELLIIKKRGEL
- a CDS encoding VWA domain-containing protein, which gives rise to MIDFQQPLVMLLIIPIIAAGFYYLKKGAKKSLVISRIIVLSLLIAALASPYTVVTSETVDDTPDLIIISDETNSMKLFENETATELYEALTEKTSTSIVKLTGESTALGDAIVQYSTGDNQIVLVTDGNSNTGEDIESALDYAQEMGTTVYYVQPEITSNDLSVKIEGDKDVVIDTENQFEVVVTQTTEQQTSFSYELYKDDILIRSAKKTFTGRETKITVPQVEFSKLGTHTLNIIIYPSGSDVDPINNEFYKAIYVIPKPEIRTVGLDADSPLGYVLYNLYDVSSSGELKNIDDKKAIVIDNTDESDFSDEDVEQLKDYLNDGRGIVVVGGDGSYNFGDYLDSSFEEILPVRSEPTDWTGGRNVVLLIDTSSSMLDYRIEDDLISNAISFITDDDVRDSYAGVITFSGSGFDITDGLLYLGTQANIDFIVNKLTNDLSFSSTESDLNEGLAVADEWLDEQEGELEIVIISDGAIGYAYDETLDIANSLHKKGISFYFLQIDTNDPSQPFQYDDDGNYYAETLMQEVEGTHLLLEEGEIADISLGESTSDPSSNGTQADDLSLVEINTRHFITKNIDVDGSITGYNDVTPKAGADRLVITSTGKPVLTTWRYGLGRVAAITTDNGYGNDKMWATQLYSGNNSKLIAATVNWAISNPREETGAVVVAEDSWYGSSVDIELTMYEEGVPTLKFNDEEVELSLVGNDIYEATIYPAYIGIHDLSGYPLAINYAIEYRDVGLNEKLPSLIKSYGGEVFTVNKARSGLFEEAQSNAVKEVNESVSQKIYFLLIALIIFLAEVIIRRIKEIREMKQLEKEITHEA